The Micromonospora sp. NBC_01740 genome includes a window with the following:
- a CDS encoding kinase: MDADADAVPTGSAETILVCVRGNSGSGKSSIARELRRRHGRGCALVEQDYLRRIVLRERDKPGGVAPALIEQTVRFALDHGYHVVLEGILHTGRHRAVLTALRDGHRGRSLFVYLDVSLPETLRRHLTRPQAGEFTAAQMSGWYAAHDVLGWPDELVLPEATTLEDAVQVVAAAAGLPQTGGDVDALPIVP, translated from the coding sequence ATGGACGCCGACGCCGACGCCGTCCCGACCGGCAGCGCGGAGACGATCCTCGTCTGCGTCCGGGGCAACTCAGGCTCGGGCAAGAGCAGCATCGCCCGGGAGTTGCGGCGTCGGCACGGCCGGGGCTGTGCGCTGGTCGAACAGGACTACCTGCGCCGCATCGTGTTGCGCGAGCGCGACAAGCCCGGCGGCGTGGCCCCGGCGTTGATCGAACAGACCGTACGGTTCGCGCTCGACCACGGTTACCACGTCGTGCTGGAGGGCATCCTGCACACCGGCCGCCACCGGGCCGTCCTGACGGCGCTGCGGGACGGTCACCGGGGGCGGTCGCTCTTCGTCTACCTCGACGTGTCCCTGCCTGAGACCCTGCGCCGGCACCTGACGCGCCCGCAGGCTGGCGAGTTCACCGCCGCGCAGATGAGCGGCTGGTACGCGGCCCACGACGTCCTCGGCTGGCCCGACGAACTCGTCCTCCCGGAGGCCACCACGCTGGAGGACGCCGTCCAGGTCGTCGCCGCGGCCGCCGGGCTGCCCCAGACCGGAGGCGACGTCGACGCGCTCCCGATCGTCCCGTAG